CTAACTAGTTCAAAAAGTGCACACACATCAGACTTTTTTGGTAGTGAATAGCTTAGCTAGTTCAAAGCTGCAAACACATGCTCCTGAGCTGTCCGAAACTATCATACTGCCAGATGTTTCTGTCTACAGTAATTGCTTTGTTGGGTGGCATACTATTTTCTTCTTCTCATCTGTCTATTTTTCACCTTTTCCACACTCCTGCTTTAACAATTTTTACGATGCATGTCTCTTCTTGTGTGTTGTGGACTGTATGCTTACGAGCAAACATGAGAAACTTGAATCAAAATCAGAGATGGGAGTCCGTTATTTTCAGTTCATTTGTCATGTTTAAATTAGATTTAATGTGGATGTTACTGTTAGATATGACCAATGTAACTCACTGGTTATGGAAACAATAATACCAAAACCATAAGTTCAGTGTTTGTGCCATATAGTTTATCTTCAGGTGTTCAGATAATGTGTGGCCATTGATATATTTCCAAATAAATTATAAAGCAAACATGTTTTTTGTTTGTTCTTTTGCAGCAATTATATCCTAGTATTCTCCAGAGTTTCCAGTAAGGAGTAATTCTATCCACATTAAATATCCAAGATCATGGGAGTAGCTGAAAAAGGGAAAAACACAAGTACACATGAAAAGACATTTACCTGAAGTAACTTTGTTGTGCAGCTGGTGTTCCATCTCAGAGAAAGATCCTTGGGAACAAAGAACCTAAAAGAGAATAATGAGCACaggaagagatttgatatgaTACAAGCCAAACTGAGAGAGACACAGGAGTCTGGCATGACTTCAAATGACAGAGGACATGGAGGAATTCATGGCAGAACTCATtgatcatttgatataaaatgaaAAATTGTAAACAACATGTGCACCATACAAGCACAAGAGTCTTTAAAAGTAATCATCCAGATAATAATATCAATCGTCAGGACCCAACGAAACTAGCCTTAATTTGAAACACTAGTTTATTTCAATCAATAATAATGTCTCAAATGTTTCCATTGATGCAAGCCTGAAATCAGGCCTGCACTGCCACATGTCGAAACAGGAGATACAAGTCAAAACAAGAAGGCATGTATTTAACTTCCCGAAGAAGGAAATGCAACATTTTATACGACAAATATTATCCCAGAAGAAATGAATGCCTTTTAATCTGAATTTAATGTCTCATGTAGCAATGAAACTGAGTAAACAGTATCTGATCCTGATCACAAGCAGAAAGTCAGCTATCACAAATTCTCACACTGTGATGAATATGCATCCTCCAGCTCCTGTCTTGACAACAGCTTGGTGGAATGCGGCAGGGTGCAGGGAGGTTCAGTTGTAATGTCATCCAAATCAAAAGGTTTAACTAAGAAGTAACTTCCGAGAGATTTGATTGTTCTTTCAATAAATGTTGATTTGGATGGCACATACTCTTTCATCCGACATAAGAAATCGACATGAGGTCGTGCCTGATAAAGAAAATATCGACTTTTTAGAGTTATTAACATTCAGATAACCATATCATCTATCTGTTgctatattcaaatataaaaattgcTAGCGGTTTATAATATAATTTACATTTGATACATGGATCCGAGCTTCAATAGCTACAAAAGACAATAATTATCactgacaaaaagaaaattaaaaaaacacaATAATAAAATTCTAATAGGAATCAACAGAAATATAGATGCCTATCAAAGGGAAAAAAGAAtcagaaaatttaaaatattggagCTAAAATAACACAGCCATTTATATGATGATTAATAACTGAATGGAAATGTGATCCTTTTACCAAATGGCGTAACCTTAAGGGATGAGCGTCAAAGTGCACACAGCAAGTTAGAAGAACAAAGGGTTCACAGTGTAACACATCACTTAGCTGATCAAGTCAGCATTGGTATCAACTAAAGTTGAGAGCATCTCATCATCAAACTTGTACATGCAGTTAGTGTGATGCTGACTGAGTCAAACAATTATTTTAACAGAATAAGTCAAAACATATCTTCTTCCGACATGATATTCTAATCACTCTTGAAATGATGCCAAAACAAAAAAAGTATCCATCAACTTAATGAAAAGGAGAATCCCAGTGGCTGTCAGAAGAATTATTACAATTACAAGAAATATTAAAAGACTGTCAATAGGTTATACCGATCGATATTTTGGAGCACGGGTGGGAAGCTTTAGGTATTCCATATTCTTTATATCATAATCCCATAGAAATGACGTATGATGAATCCATCGCTCTTTAATTATGGACTGAGCATTTCCACCAAACTTGTGGCTATTAAATGCATAATCTGAAAATGAGGATAAAGGAATGCCATCTTAAATGATAGCAAAACCTGACAAAACATGATGCTTTGCAGTCATAAACAAGACAAGTAAGACTGTTTTCAGTTTGATGACTTTTCGGAAACTGTAAGTATCATATATCAGAAGTTTTTTCAATACAAAAAGATCCTCAAATATAATAGCAAGTACCAGAGAGATGTTTCCATGACTTTTGCGATGCCATCAAGCACTATATATCAGAGTTTACTTATGGTCTagcttagataaaaaaaaaacaattatcagtTTTTACTTATGGTTTAGCTGAGACAAAATAAATACAATGAATTTAAGGAAGAAAACAGGGTCAGAATCTGAGAAGAAAAAAAACCCATGGGTCTGGGCACAATGAGTCAAGGACCATGTTGCCATTATTCATGCTGGTAGCTCAAATGCTATAAAAACTTAAATCCATTTCTTATCTCTCTAATCGCAGGATGATTAATAACTTTAGATGTTGAGATATATCTACTCACCTATGATTGGAACAGAGTCTACAAACATCAGAAAGAGACCACTCATAAAGTTGGTCAAAATCTACTTACCTCACAGCAGAGGTATCACTATCCATCTTACAATGATAAGTCcactttattaaaaataacatgatccATCCAAATATAAGTAGGGTGGATGTGGAATAATTTTTGAAGTGTGGGTCAAGCAGATGTAACACAGCAGAATAACaaaccaagaaaaagagaaagaaaagcatACACATGAAGACAATGTAGATACCAAATATTGCTGAGCATGTAAGGAAGTAGCATAAATTGTTCCTTCCTACATACCGTTTTCACGGAGATGGAAGTCACCAAATCCTCGAAGCACCTCACTGTAAAGTTGGCCAGTCCATGACATGATAGGGTGAGGATATGGTTGAAGCCCCGGGATAGCATTCTTATTGCAAATGAAAGAGATAAAGACTGTTCCATCATCAACAATAACAGTGCCTCCTCCGGTAAATCTTTTAATTACAGGAATTTGATCACGAAGCACAGACTTCAGTTCAATAAGTTCTGAAGGCCTCCTAGTGGTATAGTTTCATGCTCATGGTCAGACTTTAATCAATAGCCCCAAATACAATCTTTGGATACCCAAATCATGCATGAAGAGAGAATATAAACAGTTATAGATGACCCTGAAAAATCAAAGGAACACAGAAACACAAAACAAATGTATTTCTAAATGAGTTCTTACCCAGATACTCCCATGACTATAGTAGGACGATTTGTCCTATCATTAACAATGCACCAATTATCAACCGATGTCCTGAGCAACCTTTCCTCCAGATGTAGTTGCTCTAGAATAGGCACAGCCGACATCCTGAGAAGCTTCATGCAGGGCAGAACGACATTTCTAGCTTGAGCTAAAGTCATTCTCAGATGCACGATTCCAACAAAAAATCTCTTTCCTTCCTCTAAATCATAAACGAGCAGCTAGTTGAGGACTCCCGAGCTGCATCACGACTAAGATATTGTTGTTAATTGGAACCCAAGATTCCTCCATCAATAAACTGAAAATGAGTGTTTCTGAATTCAAAAAGAGATAGACAAGATAAAATGACACGACATCACAttaaaaaatcttgaaaataaaATGTCAAGAGGGTCTTGTGATCTCCTTAAAGAATCTTAATAACTAAATATGAGATCTTTTCCAAGTTTCTGCCAAACAACCCCTTTTTAAACAAGAATTTTGGATAAAACATGCCATGAGAGTCTTGTAATAATCTTCCTAAAATTAGCATCActcaaatcttaataagttcagaaCTTCTCCAAGATTTTGCCCAAAAGATTCCTGTTTATATAGGAAAGAGAAATGACACAAGCCAAAAGGGAGAAACGAATTAGAATCCTAAACATAAAATGTCATGAGGTTCTTTCAATAATCTTGCTTGAATCAGCATCATCGGACTCTTAATGACTAACGATTAGATCTTTTCCAAGATTTTGCCAGAAAGATCCTGTTTTGGTTTCTCTCTTCGTTAATTTCACGAAACTGAGAAATCGAAACCACAAAGATCCAAGAGCCAGAGCATCAAATGAACAAGCACTTGTGGATCGCTTACCGGACAGCGGAGTGATGGTGGCACTTGTGGATCGAGCTATCGCAGGCGACCTCGAGAGATTCCAACGCCGTCGACCGATGCGGACTCGAGGGATTTAGGGCACGGACAAATGGATCCGGATCCGTTTCTCAAGGAGCACTTCAGACCCAACCCATATTTGTATCCGGTAGTCAAAAATCTTCCAGCCTCAGCTGAATCCGTATCCGCTTAAGATAAATCTGGAAATGAACCCGAATCCGAATTCGGTTGGATCTTCTTCCTATCGTCATCGTCCTATCAGATAACACAGATCACAAAGCATCAAACCTTCTATCACACAATATCTACCGAGGAAATTGACAGatttacttctctctctctctctctctctctctctctctctctctctctctctctaatgtaGGAGTTTACTGGTTCATGGAGATTAGATCTACCCATAACTTGGTAACACTTACACTGATCTTATCAGAAGCATCATTCGATGCGGTTTCAACATGAAATGATTTGATGGTTGAATTCTTTTCAGGTGGTGCACTTAATTTTTGATAAGGACAAGCATAATATGTTTGTAAACACAGCAATCATGGAAGTGTTCTAAATCTTGCCAAAATTTATTTGACTTGTCCGTTTGACATTGTTGCTCCTGTTGACTTTTAGGACAGAGCTTCCTCATGATTTTTCATGTCTGCCAAACCACACTCATGTGAGAGAACCAATAGAGCAGAATAAATCACACAAAAGCTTTTCAGATTTGTTTCATCTAATTTGACATTCTCAAGCATTAGAACAAATCTCTTTTGCTTGTTCAGAT
This Musa acuminata AAA Group cultivar baxijiao chromosome BXJ1-2, Cavendish_Baxijiao_AAA, whole genome shotgun sequence DNA region includes the following protein-coding sequences:
- the LOC103976726 gene encoding uncharacterized protein LOC103976726, with the protein product MTLAQARNVVLPCMKLLRMSAVPILEQLHLEERLLRTSVDNWCIVNDRTNRPTIVMGVSGRPSELIELKSVLRDQIPVIKRFTGGGTVIVDDGTVFISFICNKNAIPGLQPYPHPIMSWTGQLYSEVLRGFGDFHLRENDYAFNSHKFGGNAQSIIKERWIHHTSFLWDYDIKNMEYLKLPTRAPKYRSARPHVDFLCRMKEYVPSKSTFIERTIKSLGSYFLVKPFDLDDITTEPPCTLPHSTKLLSRQELEDAYSSQCENL